gttcagggtcatggATGGGCTCTGGCTCTACCGCTAGTGTTGCAATAAAATGTTAAAAGGCAAAATTATAAATGCAAAACACACTTAAAATATTTCGTTACATGAACCTTTTTATGGATAAAGAGAAACTTAATTTCTTTCTATGCAAAGTAATTTTTCTTATTAGTAACTGTACATAAAGCTTAAATCATTTTTTTACAGTAAAGTTGCAAACACCTCATTCAGTATAAAAGGAAGTTGTATTCCATTTTGTTACAGCATGTAAAATGGAAATTTGTTTATTTCAGAAAGTAGTTTACATCTGAACAGTTGCAGATTCTGAACGGAGTTGATGAATTAATTACACATTCAAATTTTGACTTCCCCCGTGgtgggtttttatttttattttttccttctttGTGTGCACTGTTGGTCTCTTTTCCCACCTGGCTGCTCTCCCTGTGCTGGCCTTGGCATGCTTGACGTCTTCTCAATAGATCCTTCTCTCTACTTTCTCTTCTTGGCAACCAACTAAAGTTCACATTCATGTGCTAAAGTATCAGCAGTCTTGGTGTGCTGAGGGCTAAGACATGTCTTTTGTTACAacggaaggtgtgtgtgtgtgtgtgtgtttgttgtttggggttttttttccttcttttcatACCTGACCTCTTTCCATATCTTTACCTCTCCTCAGGTCTGTATGGTCTTCCTCGCAGAAATGGAAAACTAAAAGAAATAGACAGATTCGATGCAGCATTCTTTGGCGTGCATCCTAAACAAGCACACACCATGGACCCACAACTGAGGCTTATGCTCGAGATATCGTACGAAGCCATCGTTGATGGAGGTCAGTGACCTGATCTTTTCTGCAACAACTCTCTCTAACTGGGCAGTTCAGTGTTGATTCATCAGCCTCTTATTcgattataaataaaaacagtacTTTGTTTTTACTGTGCTTGGCAGGCATAAACCCCACATCCATGCGTGGTACTAACACTGGAGTTTATATTGGTGTGAGTGGTTCTGAGGCAAGCGAGGCCTTCAGTAAAGATCCAGAAGAGCTGCTGGGGTATAGCATGACCGGCTGCCAGCATGCCATGTTCGCCAATCGCCTCTCTTACTTTTTTGACTTCAGTGGTATGCAAAATTTCAGTTTTCTATAATTCATGTCGTTTTGTCTATAATATGGAGTTCTGAAGTAGCTGATCAAGAGTCTTTTTTAGATTtagcattttattaaaaaaaaagacctcaTTTGAGCATATTTGAAAACCAGAGCTAGAGAATTTTTAGTAATTCAGTCATTAATTGTTTGTcaattttaaatataaaaaattatAGGAAAGTGggtatattttatttattggatATAGGTTTGGTTATTTAATCATAGACAtttgttttaatgtttttgttttttttcaattaaaattGGTTGCATATTGTGTCGGAGTTAGATATTTTTGTTTATTGATTTTATAAATCCAAGTTTTTGTATTTAGAATTTAAAAGATTTATGACTATGGAGCAGTCTTGCTTTTCTTTAGATCTTAATCCATGTAATTAAGGCTTATCTTGTACAACATGAAACAAGTTAGCTGGTTAATTGTAATAAATCATTGATTTTTAAGACTTGGCAAAATTATCTCAATCATGTTGGCCATGATTATAAAGTCCTGCTACCATATTATTAGTGTTGCCTGACGACGAGTCATTCCATGTATGGCGTGATGTGTTAAGTTAAGCTAACTGGATGacggttgtttttttgtttttttttaaaaggtccCAGCACAGCTATTGACACAGCATGTTCTTCCAGTCTCCTGGCTCTGGAGAATGCCTTCAATGCAATTCGGCATGGTCAGTGTGATGCGGCTCTTGTAGGGGGAGTTAATTTGTTGTTCAAACCCAACACCTCAGTGCAGTTCATGAAACTGGGCATGCTCAGTCCTGATGGAGCCTGCAAGTCTTTTGATACGTCAGGTAATTTTGCCGTTTATTTatactagtggtttttttttgtttttttaaaatataaagtgttttggtatttattcagtcagtcagttggtcgggttcaatgcccgaactgatgatcacatcagtttttctttggctaatcagacacaaggtacgccaccactcttgccggagcggttgggggttaggtgccttgctcaagggcacttaagtcaatcctgctagtctttTTGGTATTTATTAATTGCTTGACTAGTTCGAGTATACCAGAAATCTGACCACTGGCGCTATGTGTATGAAGGCTTAAACTTCTTGTATCGTCTCTCCCAGGAAATGGGTACTGTCGCTCAGAAGCTGCTGTGGCTGTACTCCTCACAAAGAAATCCATGGCTAAGAGAGTCTATGCTACTGTGCTCAATGCTGGCAACAACACGGATGGTTATAAAGAACAAGGTACTATACTGAATACAATCGGTTATATGCAGTGCAATCAAGCATCAGATTATGATGTGCCTGGTGACCTCATTCTTCTGTGTACATCAGACCATCTCCTTTCCCCCAGTGCCTCATGGCACACTTGCATCTCGCCAGTGTTTCTAAATGTAATGTTGAAACTGAGTGGGTGAAGTGACCTGGTGTTTCACCAGAGAACAATTAAAGGGactcttgttaaaaaaaaaaaaaaaatccatttatccatcttctaccgcttatccggatctggGTTGTGGGGGtaacagcctaagcagagcagcccatacttctgtctccccagccacctccaccagctcttccaggggaataccgaggcattcccaggccagccgagagatgtaatctctccagcatggcctgggtctgccccagggtctcctcccagtgggcaatgcccagaaaacctcctttGGGAGgtcacctattattattatttttttttaaaaagccatCTGCTGCCTTTGAAGTGAATTGCAATGTAAATAGTGACGAGCCTTTTAAGGAAATGTGGCAGGACTGAGGCATGTTGATCTGGCAGGGGGCGGAGCTAATTTAtaggctgtaaaaaaaaaatcctggattaaGAAACTTGAGATTGTATTGATCCAGGGCAATATTTTAAAGATGTGCCTGGAGAAATGTATCCTAGGCCTAGAAACACTTTCAAAAATTACATATGGCACCTTTAatacaggcagcatggtggtgtagtggttagcgctgtcgcctcacagcaagaaagtctgggttcgagccccgtggctggcgagggcctttctgtgcggagtttgcatgttctccccgtgtccgcgtgggtttcctccgggtgctccggtttcccccacagtccaaagacatacaggttaggttaactggtgactctaaattgaccgtaggtgtgaatgtgagtgtgaatggttgtctgtgtcagccctgtgatgacctggcgacttgtccagggtgtaccccgcctttcgcccgtagtcagctgggataggctccagcttccctgtgaccctgtagaacaggataaagcagatagagataatgagatgagaccttttaATACACACGCGTAATGTAAACAGCCTTTCCTCATTGAGTGATCggtcaagaaaaagaaaaacatcctCAACATTCTGGCTCCACTGTCATGGACATAATGCATTATCCCAGATGCTTGGATTTCAAAAGGTTTACTGAGAGGTGTTTGGTGTTGTCCAGGTGTGACGTTTCCTTCAGGGGAAATGCAGCAGCGTCTTGTCCGTTCCCTCTACCAAGAGGCCAGTATCACCCCGGAGCAGGTTGAATATGTTGAGGCCCATGGCACTGGCACCAAGGTGAGTCAGGCTCCAGACAACTGTAAACAAATGCACGTCTGCATTAAAGCGAGTTTTAATGCTGACTTGATTCTTCTCTTAGGTTGGGGACCCACAAGAAGTGAATGGTATTGTCAGTGTGTTCTGTCAGTCCAAGCGTGAACCTTTGCTTATAGGATCCACCAAATCCAATATGGGCCATCCTGAGCCTGCCTCAGGGCTTGCTGCTCTTGCAAAAGTGAGTCTACAAACATGTCCATCCTtaccgctttttttttttttttttttttggtgtgtgtgtgtgtgtgtgtgtgtgtgtgtgtgtgtgtgtatacacattgtATATACACTACATGACCAAGACTGTGTGTGTCTCCCCTGTACACTCAGGTGCTCTTGTCGTTAGAACATGGTACGTGGGCTCCCAACATCCATTTCCACAACCCTAACCCAGACATCCCAGCGCTCTTAGATGGTCGTGTGAGTGTGGTAACCGAGCCCATTCCCGTGCGTGGGGGCATTGTAGGCATCAACTCCTTTGGCTTTGGAGGTTCGAATGTTCATGTTATCTTGCGCCCGCCAAAGCCCAAACCGACTGCTCCAGATTCGCCAATACCTGTGCCCAGGATGGTGCAGGCATGTGGGCGCACTGAAGAGGCTGCTACCTTTCTCCTGCATAAAGCCCAGGAGCACAAGCATGACCTGGCCTTCCTAGACCTGCTAAGCGAGGTGTGTGCTGTTCCCACTTCAAGCATGCCCTACAGGGGGTACACACTGCTGGGAGCACAAAGCGATGTTACAGAGGTGCAGCAGGCTGCACCTTCCTCCAGACCTCTCTGGTATATCTGCTCTGGTAAGTCCACAATGGCCCAAACCAAGAATTTCCCCTTGTGGATTCTGCAATTTTTTATCCAAGGTTACACTGTCATGTTTGCATTGAGTGtatatatcattttttttttttaatatatgtccATCAGGTATGGGTACACAATGGGCCGGTATGGGCCGTAGTCTAATGCAACTGCAGGAGTTCAGAGAGTCCATCCAGCGCTCAGACATAGCTTTGAAAGACACAGGGCTGTGTGTGTCACGCCTGCTAATGGAGGCTGATGAAAACGCCTTTGAGGACACAGTCCATGCATTTGTGGGCCTTGCAGCCATTCAGGTCCGCATTCCCCGATGACACACTTGCACAATTCCTGAACTGTGCTTATCGTTTACTATGCACTGTCACAATCACCACTATGAAATTTGATGTCTGGATCGTTCTGTATCTGGTTATTTCATCATCCTTTAAATGTAGTCATTCATGCTGAATAACTGACGAAATTAATTACTCAAAATTCAATGGTTTATTTTTTCAAAAGATTATATGACGGGTTCTCAGATTTTCCACAATGTCCTATTCTGCTCTTAATGTCTACTCATTAAATGTGGACAGTCATCTTAGGTCTTGCATGGTTTTGCTACCTAGTTAATTTTATTTGTCCTTTTTATGATGTAGTATTGTGTGCTGCACCATGATCCTGCTGAAGTGCCATTTCATTCAAGTGTGCCTGTACAATATATACAGAATGACACAAACTTGATATGATTATTGTGCATCATTCCCCAGATTGCACAGATAGACATGCTGCAGAAGATGGGCCTCCAGCCGGATGGCATTGTGGGTCATTCTGTCGGAGAGCTGGCATGTGGCTACGCTGATGGCTCCCTCAGCCACACTGAGGCCATCCTGGCTGCCTACTGGAGAGGAAGGTGCATCAAAGAAGCCAACCTGCCACCTGGAGGCATGGCAGCAGTGGGTAAGATGACCTGTTCCTGATGAGTCTGTTGTGAAGTGGACTTTAATACCCTGGTGCtgaatttaaaggggaactgaagtcattttttaaacttgctttatttcttaattaacatgttattcagttacgttttcggttttagtaaactttatatcgtgactcgtattggcagctaattgcaattaaatattatacttatcggcctattcggtttttagccatgttgaatttagttcatgtgGTCCAcgacaggcgtcgcttatccgtgcgatcttcacgagacttgtgcgagacttcgaaacgccaGGTGTTTAGtggcgccattttgaaaactgttttccaaatgaaatattgcacaaaaacgagtttaaatgatgattactgcctactttttttttttttcaaactttcctgatcactatcaaaacaaacacaacttccggcttgattacgtccgcattcgaaagagggcgtgcgcgtcttttgacaacgttggcagatgttcgtcactttgatttccactgtatgttttacttctgtcctacgatgtctcgcacaggtctcgatgaatctcgtttacggccattgctttgacatatggactgatatattacatggcatatttcaaacactcataacttgctatagcagtgacaaaatggctatcaaaaatgcattcctatatttaataaaatgagaaatagaattttgattataaaaatttgccttcagttctcctttaaactttGTTGTCAGGTCTAACCTGGGAAGAGTGTAAGGCTCAGTGTCCACAGGGGGTAGTCCCAGCCTGCCACAACGCAGAGGATACAGTCACTATCTCAGGGCCACAGGTACAATAATACCTCATGATGCAGTTTCATATTCGAATACTTTTGAAGTtacctgattttaaaaaaaaaaagaaaaacttctATATACATTGTGTTTGGCGTGTAGGAGGCAGTTAGCAAATTTGTCGCCGAGCTTAAGGAGAATGGTGTGTTTGCTAAAGAAGTGCGTAGTGCCGGCGTTGCATTCCATTCCTACTACATGGCTTCCATTGCTCCTGCTCTGCTGGCTGCTCTGCAGAAGGTATGCTGTAGCTTTAACTTCTACTTTAGCACCACAGTGCCATCTGGTGGTTTGGCTCAGTGATGCTGTAGCATTTTTCTGACCAAAATTTGGTTTTGTCTCACGTCCCCCTTCAGTACCCCAAAATAATGTACGTAAAATGATAAACTTATTTTAATGTTCTTGATGCCAAAAGAATCCACTACACTTCTAAAAGTTTTTAAAATATCTCTAACCCCTTACTCCTTAAAATATTGGGTTCTATGCAAATTCATGAACATTCCATTAAATTTTGTACAGTATTAGGGTTGACACTTTTACTGTCAGCCTATTTAATACTTttctgttccccccccccccccccccaaaccacCACCTCTTTTAGCCCAAAATTAAAGTTCATCTTTAAAAATTGTACTTGAGGTACTCGGTTATTTTAATCCCCGAAATCAAGTACTGTAGTGAGCGTACACTGACCACAACTATTTTTGTGTACACTGTCTCAGGTGATAAAAAGCCCATGTCCTCGTTCTCCTCGTTGGATCAGCACTTCCATCCCCcagtcagagtgggaaagccctctGGCCCTCTACTCCTCAGCTGAATACCATGTAAACAACCTGGTGAGCCCTGTACTCTTCCAGGAGGGCCTGAGCCTCGTTCCTGACAATGCTGTAGTGGTTGAGATCGCTCCACATGCTCTACTGCAGGTAAGTGATATAGCCTGTAACGAGCTCTTGTAACCTACAGGagatggggtgttttttttttttattataatttttttttttttttaaaagcagcaCACATTAAATATACTCCGATGCTCTTTCTAGGCCATTCTGAAGCGCAGCCTAAAGCCCACTTGTTCCATTTTGCCGTTGATGAAGAGGGGACATGCCAACAACCTGGAgttctttctttctcacattGGCAAGATCTACATGAATGGGTCAGTACTTAGTTGCTTATATCGaactttttttaataaaaggataATGTAACCGGTCATgtctaaaaataattttaaaccaAAAAAACAATTTCAAATATGATGTGATGGCAGAAAGAATTAATTTATTGATCCACAAACTGCAATCAATGATCTTGGTCTCAAGAGCAACTGAagtactccttttttttttttttttcctctccccttTCTTTTATACCCTAACTGTCCCTGGTATATTGCTATAATTTGGCACTTTTTCCAGTCTAAGGCTCACTCATCAGActacggggttttttttttaaataaaactttggtccgggtttttttttgtttgtttgtttgtttatgtccATCTTTTCTCCTACTTCTTGAGAATAACATTCTAATAAACTGTGCTTATGATGCAAAACCTAGATAAAGGAAAGAGTGGTCTCAAACTAAAATCCATTGTATGTTTATCAGGAAAAAATGCAGCCATGGGCATTCCACATCTGCAAAAAATGTCAGTCTGTTTTCCCAGAAAAAAACATTGTTAGCGAGCCATTCAGAAAACCTGCTACCTCAAATAATCCATTATtgaaaagtgatttttctcaacGACAGCTGAATCAATTCCATGTATCTTCGTGAATGTATCTTTTCGTGTGACTCTATCATCTCAACCTTACGTTTCAGACTACCATTATAATTATTTTTCAAAggctaataataaatattatacaGAACTTTACAGTCCTGTctagcatgattttttttttttttttaaagaaaccttTCTAGCAAACATTTTTTCCTCCTTGTTCTTGTTGTAGTATTAATGTGGACAGTAAGAAGCTGTATCCAGCTGTGGAGTACCCTGTTCCAATGGGGACCCCCCTCATCTCCCCTCTTATCCAGTGGGACCACTCTCAGAGCTGGGATGTGCCCAAGGTGGAGGATTTCCCAGCAGGCTCTGGAGGCTCCACCTCAGCCACTGTGTACAATATTGGTAAGTACATGGTAGTAGGGGTGTGGGGTGGGGTTTTTGTTTTtgccccccaccaccacacacaaaatatattcaTGGAAATGACTCTTGTAGCATGTTACTAGATGACCAGCTCATCAGTGAAGGTAGTTCTTACAGATACTTGCCACTATCCAACagacttttttccaccttttttttttttttaaacttgcagATATTAACCCTGAATCTTCAGATTACTACATGATTGGCCACCGTATTGATGGGAGAGTCTTGTATCCAGCAACGGGTTACCTGGTGCTGGCATGGAGGACACTGATGAGGAGTTTAGGTACTGTCATGGAACACACCCCGGTTGCTTTTGAGGATGTCACCATCCACAGAGCCACCATTCTACCAAAGACTGGTGAGTGGTTTTCATGCACAGCAAAGATTAGTTTTATCTTTGTCTGGGTCATGTTTAACTTGTGTTTTACAAATTGCCTTCATTTTGCATGTAAATGGAGGAAtggaaaataataaaatacaaagAATAGAATAAAAATTCACCCTACGGGAATCAGTTATATTATTCTACATCACACCACAGGATCGGTCCAGTTGGAAGTTCGTCTCATGCCTGCCACCAACCGCTTTGAGGTGTCTGAGAATGGCAACCTGGCAGTCAGTGGTAAGTTATAACCAAGTTAGCCAAATGttgtttacttaacttttatgttAAGTGTAAAGCTGCTGTGTTTGCCTCGAACTTTCTAATATCTCTGCCTGTCTCAGGTAAGGTGAGCATGTTGGAGGAGGCAGCTTTGGATTCTTTCCACTCTCAGATGGCTGAGCTTGTGACTGTGGAGCCAGAGGAACCGAAACTGCGTCTGAAAGCTGGAGACATCTACAAAGAGCTGCGTCTTCGTGGATATGATTATGGCAAAACCTTCCAAGGCATTTTGGAGTCCAATAACACTGGTAAACACATGCATACTGATTTTCTATTGTGTATAaaaaccagcattgtgtgttgtgAATATCTGGTTGCATTCTTTTAAGTGTGATGTGGGTGTTTTTTGCAGGGGACCATGGGAAACTGCAGTGGACAGGAAACTGGGTGACATTCCTGGACACCATGCTGCAGATAATTGTGTTGGGCCTGCCTGGGCGTAGCCTGCGCCTCCCGACACGTATccgttctgtgtgtgtagatccaaCATTACATGAGAAAAGAGTTCAGGATTACTCTGAGGATAGAAAAGGTAAATACATTTAAGGGCCTTGTTGCACTTTTTATTTTGGATATATCTGTCCCGTGGCTGCATGTGAAAATATATTAAACGTGTGATGACCACAGATAAACTAAGGTACAGTGTATTATTTCTGATTTTCTTTAGCTGTTGATGTTCATGTGAACCGCTGCTTGGACAACATAACAGCGGGCGGGGTTCAAATCTGTGGGCTCCATGCCACAGTGGCACCCCGTCGCCAACAGCAACAGACCCCACCCACTCTGGAAGAGTTTGTCTTTGTGCCCCTGGTGGAGACTGAGTGTCTGGTATCTAGTGAGAAACTAGGAGAGCAGCTCAGATGCAGTAAAGGCAAGTTCCTTTCTCCTTATGTCTAgtaggtgctttttttttttttttttttttcttaaattctTTCATCTTTGTGCCTGTGCATGCAAAGTACGTCTCAACTGTCAAACCTCTTAATATGTTGAAACACATGAATCTTTTTCTACAGGTCTGATTAACCATCTCCAGCAGAAGTTGGTCAGGCATGGAGTGAAGATTTCCATCCCAGGGCTGGATGGTGTACATGAGGACCAGCTGATAGATGCAGAGGCAGAGAGTGACCTGTTACGATTGCTGTCAGTACTCTGTGGTCTGGAACTTAATGGGAATCTGTACTCTGAGCTGGAGCAGACGTTGCAGAAGGAGCGGGAATGTCTGCTGCAGGATCCTCTCCTTAATGGCCTGCTAGACTCGCATGCGCTGCGCCACTGCCTCGACACAGCACTCGAGAACTCCACTCCTGGCAAGCTCAAAGTTGTGGAGGTAGAGTCAAGTGTTTACCCCATAATCCGTTAAGTTCAGaacaacacctttttttttaaaattggtaTTTAAATTGTGATGGTGAAAGGTGGGATGGGGGTCCCCCCAATCTTgaggtctcccccccccccccccccccatcttgatGTTCTAAGCTCAAATTCTGTAAGTTAATTTGAGCCCATTATGCTTTCCATAATTTCACTGTGTACTCCTCTCTTCAGGCCCTCTCCAGTGACGGCCGTGTGTTTTCCCGGGCTGTCAGCCTCCTCAACATTCAGCCCATGTTGTGTCTGGACTACACGGCCTCTGATGTGAGCACAGAGCTGCTCTCAGCCCAGCAGAGCTCCCTAGAGCAACAGGGTGTCTCCGCTGCCCAGTGGGATCCTCAGCATAGCACGGCCACGGGCAGCCTAGGGGGTGCTGACctggtggtgtgtaactgtgtccCAGGACCCATTTCAAACCCATCAGCTCTGCTGGAAAACCTGACATCAGCTGCCAGGGAGGGTGGCTTTGTTCTGCTACACACCCTGCTGAAGGGAGACACGCTGGGCGAGACGGTGGCCTTTTTCACCTCTCTGGACAATCCGATCAGCCTTCttactcaggtgtgtgtgtgtgtgtgaacttgtATCATATGATGGTCAGATAACCATCTGAAAACTCTAGTGAAAAATAGGAATAATGTGTACCATGTAAGCTAGCTCAGTTGTGGTTCCCagtaattccttgtgtgtgtgtgtgtgtgtgtacaggtggaATGGGAGAAGCTGTTTGAAAAGGTCTCTCTTAACATGGTCTTGGTGAAGAAATCTTTCTACGGCTCGGTTCTCTTCCTTGGCAGAAAGAAAACTCCTGAGAAACAGCCTGTTACTCTGTCTGTAGACCCCACGGATTACAAATGGGTAGAGACTCTGAAGGTGAGTCTGGTTTGTCCTGCAGGATCTGTGGACATGGCTTTAACTTAAAGCCGACAAACACATTTGTCTGCAGAATTCACAGAGTGATTGTGATGAAAATGCACCATTTTTCAAAAAAGGTTGACGGTTCACGATACCTGTAACATGGAGTCCAATGCAAAAACACTTCATCTAGTGAGGTGTAACACTTCATGTACATCTTTTGATTCGTAAGTAAGCTTTAAAAGGAAACCGGTACCAAAAAATGTTGCTTCACAAATTTTTCTACAGTTGTGCCCCGCCCCCTGTTACTCTGAGGTCTTTATTTCTCAATGAAGTTGTGCTAGAACATTGAAGAAAAATATTAATTTAAATAATTTGTAAAATAATATTTGTAAAGCTTgttgtggcagcacggtggtgtagtggttagcgctgtcgcctcacagcaagaaggtccgggttcgatccccgtggccggcgagggcctttctgtgcggagtttgcatgttctccc
Above is a genomic segment from Neoarius graeffei isolate fNeoGra1 chromosome 14, fNeoGra1.pri, whole genome shotgun sequence containing:
- the fasn gene encoding fatty acid synthase isoform X1, translated to MEEIVIAGISGRLPESNNLEEFWQNLVNGVDMVTEDDRRWKPGLYGLPRRNGKLKEIDRFDAAFFGVHPKQAHTMDPQLRLMLEISYEAIVDGGINPTSMRGTNTGVYIGVSGSEASEAFSKDPEELLGYSMTGCQHAMFANRLSYFFDFSGPSTAIDTACSSSLLALENAFNAIRHGQCDAALVGGVNLLFKPNTSVQFMKLGMLSPDGACKSFDTSGNGYCRSEAAVAVLLTKKSMAKRVYATVLNAGNNTDGYKEQGVTFPSGEMQQRLVRSLYQEASITPEQVEYVEAHGTGTKVGDPQEVNGIVSVFCQSKREPLLIGSTKSNMGHPEPASGLAALAKVLLSLEHGTWAPNIHFHNPNPDIPALLDGRVSVVTEPIPVRGGIVGINSFGFGGSNVHVILRPPKPKPTAPDSPIPVPRMVQACGRTEEAATFLLHKAQEHKHDLAFLDLLSEVCAVPTSSMPYRGYTLLGAQSDVTEVQQAAPSSRPLWYICSGMGTQWAGMGRSLMQLQEFRESIQRSDIALKDTGLCVSRLLMEADENAFEDTVHAFVGLAAIQIAQIDMLQKMGLQPDGIVGHSVGELACGYADGSLSHTEAILAAYWRGRCIKEANLPPGGMAAVGLTWEECKAQCPQGVVPACHNAEDTVTISGPQEAVSKFVAELKENGVFAKEVRSAGVAFHSYYMASIAPALLAALQKVIKSPCPRSPRWISTSIPQSEWESPLALYSSAEYHVNNLVSPVLFQEGLSLVPDNAVVVEIAPHALLQAILKRSLKPTCSILPLMKRGHANNLEFFLSHIGKIYMNGINVDSKKLYPAVEYPVPMGTPLISPLIQWDHSQSWDVPKVEDFPAGSGGSTSATVYNIDINPESSDYYMIGHRIDGRVLYPATGYLVLAWRTLMRSLGTVMEHTPVAFEDVTIHRATILPKTGSVQLEVRLMPATNRFEVSENGNLAVSGKVSMLEEAALDSFHSQMAELVTVEPEEPKLRLKAGDIYKELRLRGYDYGKTFQGILESNNTGDHGKLQWTGNWVTFLDTMLQIIVLGLPGRSLRLPTRIRSVCVDPTLHEKRVQDYSEDRKAVDVHVNRCLDNITAGGVQICGLHATVAPRRQQQQTPPTLEEFVFVPLVETECLVSSEKLGEQLRCSKGLINHLQQKLVRHGVKISIPGLDGVHEDQLIDAEAESDLLRLLSVLCGLELNGNLYSELEQTLQKERECLLQDPLLNGLLDSHALRHCLDTALENSTPGKLKVVEALSSDGRVFSRAVSLLNIQPMLCLDYTASDVSTELLSAQQSSLEQQGVSAAQWDPQHSTATGSLGGADLVVCNCVPGPISNPSALLENLTSAAREGGFVLLHTLLKGDTLGETVAFFTSLDNPISLLTQVEWEKLFEKVSLNMVLVKKSFYGSVLFLGRKKTPEKQPVTLSVDPTDYKWVETLKSLLAESSDNPIWLTATQGHNGVVGMVNCLRQEPGGKRIRCAFVSNLKKSSTTPSLQLSHKDMQAVLQKDLSMNVYRDGQWGMFRHQLLAQDLKEELTEQAYVNVLTRGDLSSLRWIASPLRHFVSSSPNVQLCTVYYASLNFRDIMLATGKLPPDAIPGDIALQQCMLGMEFSGRDPNGHRVMGLLPAKGLATCVDADKRFLWDVPSSWTLEQAASVPVVYATAYYSMVVRGRLRPGESVLIHSGSGGVGQAAIAIALSMNCRVFTTVGSKEKRAYLQERFPQLSAESFANSRDASFEQHVLKHTQGKGVDVVLNSLAEEKLQASLRCLARHGRFLEIGKYDLSNNTPLGMALFLKNVAFHGILLDALFEEGNREWEEVSSLLKRGIADGVVQPLRTTVFERNQVEDAFRYMAQGKHIGKVLLQVRVEEDGGVGTAAPLTLPAICRTFCPASHSYIITGGLGGFGLELAHWLTERGARKLVLTSRSGIRTGYQAKRVREWRSMGIQVHVSTRDVSTLEGTEHLITEACQLGPVGGIFHLAMVLQDGMLENLTPKQFIEVNKPKYDGTLHLDRVTRQKCPELQHFVVFSSVSCGRGNAGQSNYGFANSTMERVCEQRRHDGLSGLAVQWGAIGDVGVVLETMGGNDAVIGGTLPQRMASCLEVLDRFLSQQHAVMSSFVLAERVQVAKGEGSGQKDLVEMVGHILGVRDVSSLNPDTSLADLGLDSLMGVEVRQTLERDYDLVMAMRDIRQLTINKLREMSSKSGGSEADKPSKGKHPGAQALLDSDLTRLLVNPDGPTVAFLNEVKSAEKPLFLIHPIEGSTDAFRTLTAKLSVPCYGLQCTKAAPLDSIQNLATYYVQCVRQTQPEGPYRIAGYSFGACVAFEMCSQLQEAHCPVEYLFLFDGSHSYVAAHTQSYRAKLTPGKESEAETEALCAFIQQFTSIEYNQLLETLLPLKDLEARVNHTVDLITSRHKGINRDSLYFAASSFYYKLKAADCYIPSTKYHGNVTLLRAKVSNDYGDRLGADYKLHEVCDGKVSIHVIDGDHRTFLQGAGVESITNIMHGSLAEPRVSIREG